A section of the Drosophila sechellia strain sech25 chromosome 3L, ASM438219v1, whole genome shotgun sequence genome encodes:
- the LOC6610361 gene encoding coatomer subunit alpha, translating to MLTNFESKSARVKGLSFHPKRPWILVSLHSGVIQLWDYRMHTLLEKFDEHDGPVRGVAFHQQMPLFVSGGDDYKIKVWNYKQRRCIFTLLAHLDYVRTVAFHHEYPWILSASDDQTIRIWNWQSRNCICVLTGHNHYVMCAQFHPTEDQIVSASLDQTVRVWDISGLRKKNVAPGPGGLDDHLKGHPGATDLFGQADAVVKHVLEGHDRGVNWASFHPTLPLIVSGADDRLVKLWRMNEYKAWEVDTCRGHYNNVSSVLFHPRQDLILSNGEDRSIRVWDMTKRQCLFTFRRDNERFWILTAHPTLNLFAAGHDGGMVVFKLERERPAYAVHGNILYYVKERFLRKLDFTTTKDTVVMQLRPGKSPVYSMSYNPALNAVLICTRTNNLENSTYDLCQILKDTESQSESDSKRSSGITAIWVARNRFAVLDRNQQLVIKNFKNEVTKKLPTFCEEIFYAGTGMLLIRDPEFVTLYEVQRLVSVGSIKLAKCRYVVWSPDMSLVALLCKHSVTICDRRLQYLCTVQENCRVKSGAWDESGVFIYTTSNHIKYAITNGDHGIIRTLDLPIYLTRVKGNQVFCLDRECRTRVLHIDPTEYKFKLALIQRKYDEVLHMVRNARLVGQSIIAYLQQKGYPEVALHFVKDEKTRFGLALECGNIEIALEAAKALDDKDCWDRLGQSALLQGNHQVVEMCYQRTKNFDKLSFLYLITGNLEKLKKMNKIAEIRKDVSAQYQGALLLGDVKERVNILKNCGQLSLAYLTAATHGFDELTESLGESITSQGNSLPEVNPNAQLLQPPVPIQQLETNWPLLSVSKGFFEGAMVTRVGSSVTARQALNINADAAVLDEHNGGGDGWGADADLGLDEDGDDEMHDALSNDGDGGAGGEEGAGWDVGDDDLVVPEELASKIKASALDSSYYAAPNKGLSPAQQWANNSPLVLDHVKAGSFETAFRLLHDQLGVVNFKPFKTLFLQNYACSRTSYTANPNLQSLSGYPLRNYSETNIKLQRPAVGIKLNDLVARLQAGYQLTTSGKFSEAVEKFHSILISIPLLVVDTKLDAAEAQQLLRICAEYIVGLKMETVRKGMPKSTLEEQKRLCEMAAYFTHCKLQPVHQILTLRTALNMFFKLKNYKTAASFARRLLELAPRPDVAQQVRKILQACEVNPVDEHQLQYEEFNPFTICGISWKPLYRGKPEVTCPFCSSSFDPQFKGNLCTVCEVSQIGKDSIGLRISNLQFR from the exons ATGCTGACCAACTTCGAGTCGAAGTCGGCGAGGGTGAAGGGCCTCTCCTTCCACCCTAAGCGCCCATGGATCCTGGTCAGCTTGCACAGCGGCGTCATCCAGCTGTGGGACTACCGGATGCATACGCTCCTCGAGAAGTTCGACGAGCACGACGGACCGGTTCGAGGTGTGGCCTTCCACCAACAGATGCCGCTCTTCGTCTCCGGCGGCGACGACTACAAGATTAAGGTGTGGAACTACAAGCAACGCCGCTGCATCTTTACCCTCCTGGCCCATTTAGACTATGTGCGCACGGTGGCTTTCCACCACGAATACCCATGGATTCTGAGCGCCTCCGACGATCAGACCATCCGCATCTGGAACTGGCAGTCGCGCAACTGCATCTGTGTGCTGACGGGCCACAACCACTATGTGATGTGCGCCCAGTTCCATCCCACGGAGGATCAGATCGTTTCTGCTTCACTCGATCAGACGGTGCGCGTGTGGGACATTTCGGGCCTGCGTAAGAAGAACGTAGCTCCCGGACCCGGTGGGCTTGATGACCACCTAAAGGGTCATCCGGGTGCCACTGATCTGTTTGGACAAGCCGATGCCGTGGTAAAGCACGTGCTCGAGGGCCACGACCGTGGCGTCAACTGGGCCAGTTTCCATCCCACCCTGCCGCTGATTGTGTCCGGTGCCGATGATCGCCTGGTGAAGTTGTGGCGCATGAACGAGTACAAGGCCTGGGAGGTAGACACCTGTCGCGGTCACTACAACAATGTGTCCAGCGTGTTGTTCCATCCAAGGCAAGACCTGATTCTCTCCAACGGCGAGGATCGCAGTATTCGCGTCTGGGACATGACCAAGCGCCAGTGCCTCTTTACATTCCGGCGAGACAACGAGCGCTTCTGGATACTTACAGCGCATCCGACCTTGAATCTGTTTGCAGCTGGCCACGATGGAG GTATGGTGGTCTTTAAACTGGAGCGGGAGCGTCCTGCATATGCTGTCCACGGCAATATTCTCTACTACGTCAAGGAACGTTTCCTACGCAAACTGGACTTTACCACCACTAAGGACACTGTGGTTATGCAGCTTCGGCCAGGCAAGTCGCCGGTGTACAGCATGTCGTACAACCCAGCACTGAACGCCGTACTAATCTGCACGCGCACCAACAACCTGGAGAACAGCACCTACGATCTTTGCCAAATCCTCAAGGACACCGAGAGCCAAAGCGAGTCGGACAGCAAGCGAAGCTCTGGAATAACGGCCATCTGGGTGGCACGCAATCGGTTTGCAGTGCTTGATCGCAACCAACAGTTGGTAATCAAGAACTTCAAGAACGAGGTGACCAAGAAGTTGCCCACTTTCTGCGAGGAGATCTTCTATGCTGGCACGGGAATGCTGCTCATCCGGGACCCTGAGTTTGTCACACTGTACGAGGTTCAGCGCCTTGTCTCCGTTGGAAGCATTAAACTGGCCAAGTGCCGCTACGTGGTGTGGTCACCGGACATGTCCTTGGTCGCACTACTATGCAAGCACTCGGTTACAATCTGCGACCGAAGACTTCAGTACTTGTGCACCGTGCAGGAGAACTGTCGCGTGAAGTCTGGCGCCTGGGACGAGTCTGGAGTGTTTATCTACACCACTAGCAACCACATTAAGTACGCCATTACAAACGGGGACCACGGCATCATCCGTACGCTGGACCTACCCATTTATCTGACACGTGTCAAGGGCAACCAAGTGTTCTGCTTGGACCGGGAGTGTCGCACCCGCGTGCTCCACATCGATCCTACGGAGTACAAGTTTAAGCTTGCCCTGATTCAACGCAAGTACGACGAAGTACTGCACATGGTGAGAAATGCCCGCCTAGTGGGTCAGAGCATCATTGCTTACCTGCAGCAAAAGGGTTATCCAGAGGTGGCACTGCATTTTGTCAAGGACGAGAAAACCCGATTTGGGCTCGCTCTGGAGTGTGGTAACATCGAAATTGCTCTCGAAGCAGCCAAGGCTCTCGATGACAAGGATTGCTGGGATCGCCTGGGACAGAGTGCGTTGCTCCAAGGAAACCACCAGGTGGTAGAGATGTGTTACCAGCGGACCAAGAACTTTGACAAGCTTAGCTTCCTCTACCTGATCACCGGCAATTTGGAGAAGCTCAAGAAGATGAACAAGATTGCCGAGATCCGCAAGGATGTTTCCGCCCAGTACCAGGGTGCCCTTCTTCTAGGTGACGTCAAGGAGCGGGTAAACATTCTCAAGAACTGCGGACAACTTTCGTTAGCTTATCTCACAGCCGCTACTCATGGATTCGATGAGCTTACTGAGTCCCTGGGCGAATCGATAACCTCGCAGGGTAACAGCCTTCCCGAGGTGAATCCCAATGCCCAGTTGTTGCAACCACCAGTGCCCATCCAGCAGCTTGAAACCAATTGGCCGTTGCTGTCCGTGTCCAAGGGCTTCTTTGAAGGCGCCATGGTCACCAGGGTTGGCTCAAGTGTCACTGCCCGACAGGCTCTGAACATCAACGCCGATGCTGCAGTGTTGGACGAGCATAATGGTGGTGGAGATGGTTGGGGAGCGGATGCCGACCTGGGACTAGATGAGGACGGAGATGACGAGATGCACGACGCGCTGAGCAACGATGGCGATGGTGGTGCGGGTGGAGAGGAGGGTGCCGGCTGGGATGTGGGCGATGATGACCTGGTTGTGCCCGAGGAACTGGCCTCCAAGATCAAGGCCTCTGCCCTCGACAGCTCCTACTATGCCGCTCCCAACAAAGGCTTGTCTCCTGCCCAACAATGGGCGAACAACTCGCCTCTGGTCCTGGACCATGTCAAGGCCGGATCATTCGAAACCGCCTTCCGTTTACTGCACGATCAGCTGGGAGTGGTAAATTTCAAGCCATTCAAAACACTCTTCCTGCAGAACTACGCCTGCTCTCGAACGAGCTACACGGCCAATCCGAATCTGCAATCCCTAAGTGGTTATCCACTTCGCAACTACTCCGAGACAAACATCAAGCTGCAGCGTCCAGCGGTTGGCATTAAACTGAATGATTTGGTGGCACGCCTGCAAGCTGGGTACCAACTGACAACTTCTGGAAAGTTCTCCGAGGCCGTAGAGAAGTTCCATTCCATCTTGATTAGCATCCCACTGCTGGTAGTGGACACGAAGCTAGATGCTGCGGAGGCCCAGCAACTATTAAGGATCTGCGCTGAGTATATCGTTGGCCTGAAGATGGAGACTGTGCGCAAGGGCATGCCCAAGTCGACGCTTGAGGAGCAAAAGCGTCTGTGCGAGATGGCCGCCTACTTCACGCACTGCAAGCTTCAGCCCGTGCACCAAATCCTCACCCTGCGTACCGCCCTCAACATGTTCTTCAAGCTGAAGAACTACAAGACGGCCGCTTCATTTGCCCGTCGTCTCCTGGAACTGGCGCCACGACCGGACGTTGCCCAGCAGGTGCGCAAGATCCTGCAGGCCTGCGAGGTAAATCCCGTGGACGAGCATCAGCTGCAGTACGAGGAGTTTAATCCGTTCACAATCTGCGGCATCAGCTGGAAGCCACTGTATAGGGGCAAACCCGAAGTGACCTGTCCCTTCTGCTCCTCTTCTTTCGACCCTCAGTTCAAGGGCAATCTCTGCACAGTTTGCGAGGTGAGCCAGATCGGCAAGGATAGCATTGGCCTGCGCATTTCAAACCTGCAATTCCGCTAG